The DNA window TCTCGTACTTGCGGTCGTCCACATCCACGATGCCGAAGTTGGCGTCTTCACCGTCGCTCAGACGGCCACTGGGGGGCTCGTCCATCCACTGGAACCAGTCGGCGCCGACGATGTACGGCACGCGGCTCAGGCGGGTCGTGAACAACTTGTACGCTTCGGCGCGGGCCTGCTGGTCCAGCACCTGCGACGGGAAGCCGACCATGTTGCGATTGCCGCTGCGGCCGTCGAGCGAGTGGAACGAATACTCGGTGATGATGATCGGCTGACCCGATGCTTCGTACGCGCTCTCGAACATCTTCTTGTCGAGCATCGCATCGGCGACGTAGTAGTTCAGCGACTGGGCGTCGGTGAAGTCGCGGCTGGCGGCGACGACTTCCGGCACCATGTAGCCGCGGTAGCGGACGCCGAGGATCAGGTGGTGCGGGTCGTACTTCCTGACCAGCGCCGTCGTGATGCGGAAGTAGTCCGTCGCGAGCGTGAACAGCCACTTGCTGCCGAGCGTGCGGTAAGCCTCGGCGGGCTGGCGGGGGAGCGTCGTCCATTCGTCGACTTCGCTGAAGTCGCAGATGGAGGTGCTCCAAGCGGCGTTGAACTCTTCGGTCGTCGGCCAGATGCCGCGGATGACCTTCATCACCTGGGTGCGGTTGGGGTCGCCAGCCGGCAGGTTGTCGAAGTAGAGGCTAGGACCGACGGCGGCGTCGCCCCAGTCGAGCTCGTTGTCGGTGTAGTAGCCGACGAGGTTACGGTTGTCGCGAAGCGGGGTGACCTGCTTCTTGATCGTCGCCTCGACGTCTTCCGCCCACTCGGCCGAGTAGAGCCGGTTGGTACGTTCGCGGAGCCAGGTCCAGACGTTCAGGTCGCGGGTGACCGGGATGTCGTGGTTGTGGAAGATCGGGTGCGACCAAGCGCCGATGCCCTTGAAGCCGACATCCTTCACGCGGGCCAGGGTGGCGTTCGCCCAGCGCTCGGTGGCCTGCTCGCGATTGCCGCCGAGGTCGAAGTCGCTGGAGATGTAGTCGGCGGCGTCGCGCTGGCGGCCTTTGAGGGTCGGCTGCACGGTGGTGACGCTATTGATGAACTCGCGCTTGCCGGTCGGCGAGACGAACCACCAGACGCCGGACTCGTCCTTGCCGAGCCGCCAGAAACCCTCATGGCCGCGGAGGATCGGAAAACGATCGGCCAGCACAGCCTGCTGGGCCGCCGGGTGGGTGGCGGGGCGGGTGGTCGGCTGGGTCGCCGGGATCTTGGAATCGGGGGTGGAGGCGGTCGGGTCCGTGCGAGGCGTTTCCTGAGCGAACACCATCTGCACAGGGTTGCCGGTCAGGAAGACCGACAGCACGCACACGATCGAGATGATGTTTCGCTGCCTCTTGGACATCTTACAACTCTCTGGCCGCGAAGCCGCGTGGGTGAGTGTCCGTTCTGGCCGCGGTGGCGGCCTGTACAGCAAACGGTCATTCACGTACGCCGCGTATCGAACTCAACGACAGAGACCTTTGGTCGGTTCGGCCGTTTTCTT is part of the Humisphaera borealis genome and encodes:
- a CDS encoding sugar-binding protein; translation: MSKRQRNIISIVCVLSVFLTGNPVQMVFAQETPRTDPTASTPDSKIPATQPTTRPATHPAAQQAVLADRFPILRGHEGFWRLGKDESGVWWFVSPTGKREFINSVTTVQPTLKGRQRDAADYISSDFDLGGNREQATERWANATLARVKDVGFKGIGAWSHPIFHNHDIPVTRDLNVWTWLRERTNRLYSAEWAEDVEATIKKQVTPLRDNRNLVGYYTDNELDWGDAAVGPSLYFDNLPAGDPNRTQVMKVIRGIWPTTEEFNAAWSTSICDFSEVDEWTTLPRQPAEAYRTLGSKWLFTLATDYFRITTALVRKYDPHHLILGVRYRGYMVPEVVAASRDFTDAQSLNYYVADAMLDKKMFESAYEASGQPIIITEYSFHSLDGRSGNRNMVGFPSQVLDQQARAEAYKLFTTRLSRVPYIVGADWFQWMDEPPSGRLSDGEDANFGIVDVDDRKYETLADAVKATTPILNSLHEQSYNDARKDVWREPTEARPTVKIPYLAKAPRLNGEISDWPASAKLPGVKAVRTVGNERSKLALPNMLVGWRDEGLYVAFEVFDDQVTAAPADGWWWSRDSIEFWVSTKPVAGDRMSYDENAHHFFFVPVDFPSRDGVGGVVGQWFVPGSAIRATQLPHPDIKNAVRILSDRYVVEIFIPAKALHGFDPSQTVMAYNAQVRNYQQAAEYYWSAPKLVITQARPNTWGTVYLEPKPTGIQSLPIAGNDLSGAATGE